From Acidobacteriota bacterium, a single genomic window includes:
- the hydA gene encoding dihydropyrimidinase, giving the protein MKTLIKNAHIVTAVDDYHADILIEDEQVSMIGKSLEMEADRVIDAGGKLVIPGGIDPHTHMDLPFGGTSSSDDFFTGTRAAAHGGTTTIIDFAVQNKGESMLKGVDTWHQKAQGKAVIDYGFHLITTDFEDKNKSEMFKLIDEGITSFKLFMAYPGVFLADDATIYRAMSAAGERGGLVCMHAENGIVINEIIKKFKEQGRLAPKYHALTRPTLAEAEGVHRAIALAEMAETPVYIVHLSCSDALNQVRQARDRGIPAFAETCPQYLFLSIDDYGEGWDGAKYVMTPPLRERHNHADLWKGLKMDDLQVISTDHCPFCMKEQKELGKDDFSLIPNGAPGVEYRMELIYNGGVIENKISLNRFVELTSTAAAKMFGMFPKKGTIAVGSDADIVIFDTEKEHTLSIETQHMRVDYCTYEGKKIKGKVETVLSRGRVVIENGECLVEKGSGQFIKRGECVKI; this is encoded by the coding sequence ATGAAAACACTAATCAAAAACGCGCATATCGTAACGGCGGTCGATGATTATCACGCCGATATTCTGATCGAGGACGAACAGGTTTCGATGATCGGGAAATCGCTCGAGATGGAAGCCGACAGGGTCATCGATGCCGGCGGAAAGCTCGTCATTCCGGGCGGGATCGATCCGCATACGCATATGGATCTGCCGTTCGGCGGGACGTCTTCGTCGGACGACTTTTTCACCGGAACGCGCGCGGCGGCGCACGGCGGAACGACGACGATCATCGATTTTGCCGTCCAAAACAAGGGCGAATCGATGCTCAAGGGCGTCGATACGTGGCATCAGAAGGCTCAAGGGAAAGCCGTCATCGATTACGGCTTTCATCTGATCACGACCGATTTCGAGGACAAGAACAAGTCCGAGATGTTCAAGCTGATCGACGAAGGCATCACGTCGTTCAAGCTTTTTATGGCGTATCCCGGCGTGTTCCTGGCGGACGACGCGACGATCTATCGCGCAATGAGCGCGGCGGGAGAGCGCGGCGGACTCGTCTGTATGCACGCCGAGAACGGCATCGTCATCAACGAGATCATCAAGAAGTTCAAGGAGCAGGGCCGGCTCGCGCCGAAGTACCACGCGCTGACGCGTCCGACGCTCGCCGAGGCCGAGGGCGTTCATCGGGCGATCGCGCTCGCCGAGATGGCCGAAACGCCGGTCTATATCGTTCATTTGAGCTGCTCGGACGCGCTCAACCAAGTTCGCCAGGCGCGTGACCGAGGAATTCCGGCTTTTGCCGAAACCTGTCCGCAATATCTCTTCTTGTCGATCGACGATTACGGCGAAGGTTGGGACGGCGCGAAATACGTGATGACGCCGCCGCTGCGCGAACGGCACAACCACGCAGATCTCTGGAAGGGATTGAAAATGGACGACTTACAGGTGATCTCGACCGATCACTGCCCGTTCTGTATGAAGGAGCAGAAGGAGCTTGGAAAGGACGACTTTTCGCTGATCCCGAACGGCGCGCCGGGCGTCGAATACCGGATGGAGCTGATCTACAACGGCGGCGTCATCGAAAACAAGATCTCTTTGAACCGTTTTGTCGAGCTGACCTCGACGGCGGCCGCGAAGATGTTCGGAATGTTCCCGAAAAAAGGCACGATCGCCGTCGGGTCGGACGCGGACATCGTCATTTTCGACACCGAGAAAGAGCATACGCTGTCAATCGAAACACAGCATATGCGCGTCGATTACTGCACCTACGAAGGCAAAAAGATCAAGGGCAAAGTTGAAACCGTCCTCTCGCGCGGCCGCGTCGTGATAGAGAACGGCGAATGCCTGGTCGAAAAAGGCAGCGGACAGTTCATCAAGCGGGGCGAGTGCGTGAAGATTTAA
- a CDS encoding type II toxin-antitoxin system PemK/MazF family toxin, whose protein sequence is MTNASRGEIWLVNLDPTQGREQAGTRPFLVISVDLFNQGAAELVVGIPVTSKAKGIPLHVEINPSEGGLSLRSFAKCEDVRSISTFRLKKRLGKVSSQTVEKVEDRLRILLGL, encoded by the coding sequence ATGACGAACGCTTCGCGCGGAGAAATTTGGTTGGTCAATCTGGACCCGACGCAAGGACGAGAGCAAGCTGGAACTCGTCCTTTTTTGGTGATTTCTGTTGACTTATTTAATCAAGGTGCGGCTGAATTGGTTGTCGGAATTCCGGTTACGTCAAAAGCAAAGGGCATTCCGTTGCACGTTGAAATCAATCCATCCGAAGGCGGTCTGTCGTTGCGAAGTTTTGCCAAATGTGAAGATGTCCGCTCGATTTCAACCTTTCGCTTGAAGAAGCGGCTCGGCAAAGTATCATCGCAGACCGTTGAAAAAGTGGAAGATAGGTTGCGAATATTATTGGGTTTGTAA
- a CDS encoding protein kinase — translation MLSEGTKLGKYEVQSLIGSGGMGEVYSAVDLRLGRSVAIKILRPSADRDFRARFISEARTASLLDHPHICTIFEVDETDSGELFIVMALYEGETLDRVLREGPLEITRALAIAVQIGRGLAAAHEELIVHRDIKPANLMLTRGDTVKILDFGIAALQGDPGQNRETAAYGTPAYMSPEQIRGEAVDQRTDIWSLGAVLHEMVTGERAFAGDKASDVVNSVLHDRPRPASEIRPGIPARIDTIIGKALTRERRQRYEQVESMINDLQGLLSALDTDEVTLRLKAASAKRSIAVLPFQDMSPGKDQQFLCDGLAEEILRVLGRTPDLRVASRTSAFQFRDQALDIRDIGARLDVDAIIEGSVRRVDDRVRVSVQLINVENGYRLWHQRFDRKMHDILALEDEIAELIAEALEVTLTGAPTDSGESGIASPESYELYLQGRRFFHQHRRKALETAIQIFSQAIENDLGNARAYAGLADCHSFLNLYFGEGNDAVEAAEKASARALELAPNLADAHASRGLALFLKRDLETAEIHLKRAIELDPVLYDPRYIYGRVCFSMDRPKDAALHFREACAIVPEAYDSWYLLGMCYRRIGETVKARRADLECIEAVKNRVRSHPDDTRAWTMGASVLAELGEPESASEWVARALAIDADEPIIQYNAACVYAALGRLDDAFASLTEALGNLGISRDWAVNDPDLDPLRDDPRYGSILEKAPPPGDEIV, via the coding sequence ATGCTTTCAGAAGGCACGAAGCTTGGAAAATACGAGGTCCAGTCGCTGATCGGCTCCGGCGGAATGGGCGAGGTCTATTCCGCGGTGGATCTTCGCCTCGGGCGCAGCGTCGCCATCAAGATTCTCCGTCCCTCGGCCGATCGCGATTTCCGCGCGCGCTTCATCAGCGAAGCCCGGACGGCCTCTCTGCTAGACCACCCGCATATTTGCACGATCTTCGAAGTCGACGAGACGGATTCCGGCGAACTGTTCATCGTGATGGCCCTTTACGAAGGCGAAACGCTTGACCGGGTGCTTCGGGAAGGCCCGTTGGAAATCACGCGGGCTCTCGCGATCGCGGTCCAAATCGGACGGGGACTGGCGGCAGCCCACGAGGAACTCATCGTTCACCGCGATATCAAACCCGCGAATCTGATGCTGACGCGCGGCGACACCGTCAAGATTCTCGATTTCGGCATTGCCGCGCTTCAGGGAGATCCCGGTCAAAACCGTGAAACCGCGGCGTACGGCACCCCGGCGTATATGTCGCCCGAACAGATCCGCGGCGAGGCTGTCGATCAAAGAACGGACATCTGGTCGCTCGGCGCGGTGCTCCACGAAATGGTGACCGGCGAACGGGCTTTTGCCGGCGACAAAGCCTCGGACGTCGTTAATTCCGTGCTTCACGATCGACCTCGTCCGGCCTCGGAGATCAGACCTGGGATTCCGGCGCGCATCGACACTATCATCGGAAAAGCGCTGACCCGAGAGCGCCGGCAGCGATACGAGCAGGTGGAGTCGATGATCAACGATCTCCAGGGGCTTTTGTCCGCTCTTGACACGGACGAGGTCACTCTTCGGTTGAAGGCGGCTTCGGCAAAGAGGTCGATCGCCGTCCTGCCGTTTCAGGATATGAGTCCCGGAAAGGACCAGCAGTTTCTTTGCGACGGCCTCGCCGAGGAGATCCTTCGGGTTCTCGGGCGTACGCCCGACCTGCGCGTCGCATCGCGGACCTCGGCGTTTCAGTTCAGGGATCAGGCTTTGGACATCCGCGATATCGGCGCGCGACTCGATGTCGACGCGATCATCGAAGGCAGCGTTCGCCGCGTGGACGACCGTGTCCGCGTCTCGGTGCAATTGATAAACGTCGAGAACGGCTATCGACTATGGCATCAACGATTCGACAGAAAAATGCACGATATTCTCGCGCTCGAGGACGAGATCGCAGAGTTGATCGCCGAAGCATTGGAGGTCACGCTAACCGGTGCGCCGACGGACTCGGGCGAATCCGGGATCGCATCGCCGGAATCGTATGAACTCTATCTGCAGGGCAGGCGATTCTTTCACCAGCACCGTCGCAAAGCCCTCGAAACCGCCATCCAGATCTTTTCCCAAGCGATCGAAAATGATTTGGGAAACGCGCGGGCCTACGCCGGACTCGCTGATTGCCATTCGTTCCTGAATCTCTACTTCGGGGAAGGAAACGATGCGGTCGAAGCAGCCGAAAAGGCCAGTGCCCGGGCACTTGAGCTTGCGCCGAATCTCGCAGATGCCCACGCCTCGCGCGGACTCGCGTTGTTTTTGAAACGGGATCTGGAAACCGCGGAGATCCACCTCAAGCGAGCTATCGAACTCGATCCGGTTCTCTACGATCCGCGGTATATTTACGGCAGGGTTTGTTTCTCGATGGATAGGCCGAAGGACGCCGCGCTCCATTTCCGCGAGGCTTGCGCCATCGTCCCCGAAGCCTATGATTCGTGGTACCTGCTCGGGATGTGCTATCGCCGGATCGGCGAAACAGTCAAGGCCCGACGAGCCGATTTGGAGTGCATCGAGGCGGTCAAGAATCGCGTTCGTTCGCATCCGGACGATACGCGGGCGTGGACGATGGGCGCATCCGTCCTGGCCGAGCTCGGCGAGCCGGAGAGCGCGTCCGAGTGGGTCGCACGCGCGCTTGCGATCGACGCCGACGAACCGATCATCCAATACAACGCCGCCTGCGTGTACGCCGCGCTTGGAAGGCTCGACGATGCATTCGCGTCGCTTACCGAGGCCCTCGGCAACCTCGGGATCTCGAGAGATTGGGCGGTCAACGACCCGGACCTCGACCCGCTTCGCGACGACCCGCGTTACGGGTCGATTTTGGAAAAAGCGCCACCGCCTGGTGATGAAATCGTATAG
- a CDS encoding serine hydrolase, giving the protein MKNLIVTGFLLLLACSFALGQDKVEVLDKYIESSRKAWNVPGMAVTVVQDGKVIFAKGYGVRELGKDPKVDTETLFGCMSTTKAMTAVALATLVDEGKLSWDDKVIKYLPAFRIADPYVTNELRVRDLLTHNTGVGNADFLWAWTPEIGSDEIVRRMQYAPQEYTLRGGFIYQNIMYLVAGQVIEKVSGISWDRFMKERIFDPLGMKNTFPSYEYHRRYNNRSSAHFEVKGKIRPIPEDSADPVAPAGAVWSTADDIGKWVNFMLGNTTVNGKQLLKPETYAELLRPQVVIPPAGGFYPTAALTKPHWTTYGLGWFQHDYRGEMVNFHTGSLDGRTAIIGLMADKKLGVYVFGNLDHAEVRHALMYKVFDLFGFADNSRDWSTDFKALYAGLKTEAEKATEGAKAKRKTGTKPSLPLEAYAGKYADPFFGEMTVELVGGKLRLIVAKELSAELGHWQFDTFSAAWNKEWWGESLISFRLGAVSGEVEAIDLDGAVLRRVPKSE; this is encoded by the coding sequence ATGAAAAATCTAATCGTCACAGGCTTCCTGTTGCTGCTTGCCTGTTCGTTCGCGCTCGGCCAGGACAAAGTTGAAGTATTGGACAAATACATCGAGTCGTCGCGCAAAGCCTGGAACGTGCCCGGAATGGCCGTCACGGTCGTCCAGGACGGCAAGGTCATCTTCGCCAAGGGATATGGTGTCCGCGAGCTCGGCAAGGATCCGAAAGTCGATACCGAGACGCTTTTCGGCTGTATGTCGACGACCAAGGCGATGACCGCGGTCGCGTTGGCGACGCTGGTCGACGAAGGCAAGCTGAGTTGGGACGACAAGGTGATCAAGTATTTGCCCGCTTTCCGGATCGCCGATCCGTACGTCACAAACGAACTGAGGGTACGCGATCTGCTGACACACAACACGGGAGTCGGAAACGCCGATTTCTTGTGGGCGTGGACGCCCGAGATCGGTTCCGATGAGATCGTCCGGCGAATGCAGTATGCGCCGCAGGAGTACACGCTTCGCGGCGGATTCATTTACCAGAACATAATGTATCTCGTCGCCGGGCAAGTGATCGAAAAGGTCAGCGGGATTTCGTGGGATCGGTTTATGAAGGAGCGGATTTTTGACCCGCTTGGGATGAAAAACACGTTTCCCAGTTATGAGTACCATCGCAGGTACAACAACCGTTCTTCGGCTCATTTTGAGGTAAAGGGCAAGATCCGGCCGATACCGGAAGACTCGGCGGACCCGGTTGCGCCGGCCGGCGCGGTTTGGTCGACTGCCGACGACATCGGCAAATGGGTGAACTTTATGCTCGGCAACACGACGGTCAACGGAAAGCAGTTGCTGAAGCCGGAAACCTACGCCGAGCTTCTCCGCCCGCAGGTCGTCATCCCGCCGGCCGGAGGGTTTTATCCGACGGCCGCTTTGACCAAACCGCATTGGACGACCTACGGTTTGGGTTGGTTTCAGCACGATTACCGGGGTGAAATGGTGAATTTTCACACGGGAAGCCTTGACGGGCGGACGGCAATAATCGGCCTGATGGCGGACAAGAAACTTGGTGTCTATGTGTTCGGCAACCTCGACCACGCCGAAGTCCGGCATGCGTTGATGTACAAGGTCTTTGACCTCTTCGGATTCGCCGACAACAGCCGTGACTGGAGCACCGATTTCAAGGCGCTTTACGCGGGATTGAAGACCGAAGCAGAGAAGGCGACGGAAGGGGCCAAAGCAAAGCGCAAGACCGGCACGAAGCCGAGCCTGCCGCTCGAAGCCTACGCCGGCAAATACGCCGATCCGTTTTTCGGCGAGATGACGGTCGAACTGGTCGGCGGGAAACTGCGGCTGATTGTCGCCAAAGAACTGTCCGCGGAACTGGGACACTGGCAGTTCGATACGTTCAGTGCAGCCTGGAACAAAGAATGGTGGGGCGAAAGCCTGATCTCATTCAGGCTCGGTGCGGTTTCTGGCGAGGTCGAGGCGATCGATCTCGACGGAGCGGTATTGCGAAGGGTCCCGAAATCGGAATAG
- a CDS encoding D-aminoacylase, whose protein sequence is MRKFVHLLALLFVCALIAPAQRISPAFDIIIKGGTVYDGTGRRPVRTDVGIKDDKVAKIGDLGRANAALVIDAKGMAVAPGFINMLSWSTESLIVDPRSLGELKQGVTTQIFGEGWSMGPLNDKMKKAMKDDQGDLKYDIEWTTLSDYLNYLEKRGVSQNVASYVGATTIRMHVLGEADVQPTPAQLQQMRDLVEAEMRAGALGIGSSLIYAPAFYAKTEELIELCKVAAKYKGKYISHMRSEGNQLIEAVEELIRISREAKIPAEIYHLKAGGKDNWAKMDKVLAMVEAARKSGMKITADMYNYPAGATGLDASMPPWVLDGGYAELFKRIKDPETRKKILAEMRTPTDKWENLRLMAGSPEKVLLIGFKSEKLKPLTGKTLGEVARMRGTDPENTILDLVLEDESRVGTVYFLMDEENIRKQIRYPWVSFGSDAESMAPEGAFLKSNPHPRAYGNFARLLGKYVREEKLITLEEAIRRLSGLPATNLELDRRGFLKSGYFADVVIFDPRTIADKATFENPHQFAVGVRDVFVNGVQLLKNGEHTGKFSGKALWGPGKVK, encoded by the coding sequence ATGCGTAAGTTCGTTCATCTATTGGCGCTCTTGTTTGTTTGTGCTTTGATCGCGCCGGCGCAGCGCATCTCACCGGCGTTCGACATAATCATCAAAGGCGGCACGGTTTATGACGGTACCGGTCGGCGCCCTGTTCGGACCGACGTCGGAATCAAGGACGACAAGGTCGCGAAAATCGGCGATCTGGGCCGGGCAAACGCCGCGCTCGTGATCGACGCCAAAGGAATGGCCGTCGCGCCAGGGTTTATCAATATGCTGTCGTGGTCGACCGAGTCCTTGATCGTCGATCCGCGCTCGCTCGGCGAATTGAAACAGGGCGTGACGACGCAGATCTTCGGCGAGGGCTGGTCGATGGGGCCGCTCAACGACAAGATGAAGAAGGCGATGAAGGACGATCAGGGCGACCTGAAATACGACATCGAATGGACGACGCTATCCGATTATCTGAACTACCTTGAAAAACGGGGTGTTTCTCAGAATGTTGCGTCATATGTCGGCGCGACGACCATCCGAATGCACGTGCTCGGCGAAGCCGACGTGCAGCCGACGCCCGCGCAGCTTCAGCAGATGCGCGATCTTGTGGAAGCCGAGATGCGGGCCGGCGCGCTCGGAATCGGGTCGTCGCTCATCTATGCCCCGGCATTCTACGCAAAAACGGAAGAGCTGATCGAGCTCTGCAAGGTCGCCGCCAAATACAAAGGGAAATACATCTCGCATATGCGGAGCGAGGGAAATCAGTTGATCGAAGCGGTCGAGGAACTCATTCGAATCTCGCGCGAAGCGAAGATCCCAGCCGAGATCTATCACCTCAAGGCCGGCGGAAAGGACAATTGGGCGAAGATGGACAAGGTCCTCGCGATGGTCGAAGCGGCGCGGAAAAGCGGGATGAAGATCACCGCCGATATGTACAACTATCCTGCAGGCGCGACCGGACTCGACGCGTCGATGCCGCCGTGGGTTTTGGACGGCGGTTACGCAGAGTTGTTCAAGCGCATCAAGGACCCCGAAACGCGAAAGAAGATTCTTGCCGAGATGCGAACCCCGACCGACAAGTGGGAGAACCTGCGCCTGATGGCCGGCTCGCCCGAAAAGGTTCTGCTGATCGGATTCAAGAGCGAGAAGCTCAAGCCTCTGACCGGCAAAACGCTCGGCGAGGTCGCCCGTATGCGCGGGACCGACCCGGAAAACACGATCCTTGATCTCGTGCTTGAGGACGAATCACGAGTCGGAACGGTGTATTTCCTGATGGACGAGGAGAATATCCGCAAGCAGATCCGGTATCCGTGGGTATCGTTCGGTTCGGACGCCGAGTCGATGGCGCCCGAAGGCGCATTTCTGAAATCGAATCCGCACCCGCGCGCGTACGGCAACTTCGCACGGCTTTTGGGCAAGTACGTCCGCGAAGAAAAGCTGATCACGCTTGAAGAGGCGATCCGACGTCTGTCCGGTCTTCCGGCGACGAATCTCGAACTCGACAGGCGCGGATTTCTGAAATCCGGTTATTTCGCCGATGTCGTGATCTTCGATCCGAGGACGATCGCCGACAAGGCGACGTTCGAGAACCCGCACCAGTTTGCAGTCGGCGTCCGCGACGTTTTCGTCAACGGCGTCCAGCTTTTGAAGAACGGCGAGCACACCGGGAAATTCTCGGGAAAAGCACTTTGGGGACCGGGAAAGGTGAAGTGA
- a CDS encoding type II toxin-antitoxin system Phd/YefM family antitoxin gives MKNKPKTISVSEFKAKCQQILDELGPEGIVIEKRGEPIAKVIPIGDEDDLSVIGSMKGLITISGDTFTTGTKWDAES, from the coding sequence ATGAAGAACAAACCGAAGACGATCAGTGTGAGCGAGTTCAAAGCCAAGTGTCAGCAGATCCTTGATGAACTCGGACCGGAAGGAATCGTGATAGAGAAGCGGGGCGAGCCGATCGCAAAGGTCATTCCGATCGGCGATGAGGATGATTTGAGCGTGATCGGTTCGATGAAAGGCTTGATCACGATCTCTGGTGATACCTTTACGACGGGGACAAAATGGGATGCTGAATCTTGA
- a CDS encoding DUF1016 family protein, whose protein sequence is MSSESIITDEYADFISKLKADIGRTQIKAALTVNRELVLLYWRIGNGILAKQKELGWGAKVVEQISLDLRLEFPAMKGFSRTNLLYMRLFAEAYPDEAIVQQAVGRIPWGHIVRILDKVKDPIEREFYITKTIENGWSRNVLEIQIETGLYLRQGKAITNFELVLPKPQSDLAQQLLKSPYSFDFLGLTDEAHERDIEQAMMRHVREYLLELGVGFAFVGSQYRLDVGGEEFFVDQLFYHLKLRCYFVLELKAGKFKPEYLGKLNFYLSAIDDILREDGDNLSVGLILCRGENKTVAEYALRDMTKPIGISSFELTKILPENLRGNLPTIEEIEAELRSVKIRE, encoded by the coding sequence ATGAGTTCCGAATCGATCATTACAGACGAATACGCTGACTTTATCTCTAAACTCAAAGCCGATATTGGGAGGACGCAGATAAAGGCGGCGCTCACCGTCAATCGCGAACTCGTTTTGCTCTATTGGCGCATCGGAAACGGTATTTTGGCAAAGCAGAAGGAGCTCGGATGGGGAGCAAAGGTCGTCGAGCAGATCTCGCTCGATCTGCGGCTCGAGTTTCCAGCGATGAAAGGGTTTTCGCGGACAAATCTGCTGTATATGCGGCTCTTTGCCGAAGCGTATCCCGACGAGGCAATTGTCCAACAAGCTGTTGGACGAATTCCATGGGGTCATATTGTCCGGATTCTCGACAAGGTGAAAGATCCGATCGAACGTGAATTCTACATAACTAAAACCATCGAAAACGGCTGGAGCCGCAATGTTTTGGAGATACAGATCGAAACAGGCTTGTATTTGCGGCAAGGCAAAGCGATCACGAATTTCGAATTGGTACTGCCGAAGCCGCAATCCGATCTCGCTCAGCAATTACTGAAAAGCCCGTATAGTTTCGATTTTCTCGGACTCACGGACGAGGCCCACGAACGCGACATCGAACAAGCGATGATGCGGCACGTGCGAGAATACCTGCTCGAATTGGGTGTCGGTTTTGCGTTTGTCGGGAGCCAATATCGGCTGGATGTAGGTGGTGAAGAGTTTTTTGTTGACCAGCTTTTCTATCATCTTAAACTCCGCTGTTATTTCGTTTTGGAGTTGAAAGCGGGTAAATTTAAGCCCGAATACCTCGGCAAGCTCAATTTCTATCTTTCGGCGATCGACGATATCTTGCGAGAGGACGGCGACAACCTCAGCGTTGGACTGATTCTTTGTCGCGGAGAGAATAAAACCGTCGCGGAATACGCCTTGCGCGATATGACCAAGCCGATAGGTATTTCGAGTTTTGAACTGACAAAGATCTTGCCGGAAAACTTACGCGGCAATCTGCCGACGATCGAAGAGATCGAGGCCGAATTGAGATCGGTGAAGATCCGCGAATAA
- a CDS encoding protein kinase, with translation MTLTEGTKLGRYEIRSVIGVGGMGEVYRASDPKIGRDVAIKVLPADLSADKDRVARFEQEAQAAGAMNHPNILAIYDVDTQDDVLYVVSELLEGEELRHPLDEGPTGSCST, from the coding sequence ATGACATTGACCGAAGGCACAAAACTAGGACGATACGAGATCCGCTCCGTTATCGGCGTCGGCGGAATGGGCGAGGTTTACCGGGCGAGCGACCCGAAGATCGGTCGTGATGTGGCGATCAAGGTCCTGCCGGCGGATCTCTCCGCTGACAAAGACCGTGTCGCGCGGTTTGAGCAGGAAGCTCAGGCCGCCGGTGCTATGAATCATCCGAATATCCTTGCTATTTACGATGTCGACACGCAGGACGATGTTTTGTATGTCGTTTCTGAATTGCTCGAAGGCGAGGAACTTCGCCATCCTCTGGACGAAGGGCCGACAGGCAGTTGCTCGACCTAA
- a CDS encoding serine/threonine-protein kinase, producing METGTIINQYKIISPIGKGGMGEVYKAHDSRLDREVAIKVLPSGMSSDEDRLRRFELEAKATSALNHPNILTVYDIGEHDGSPFIVAELLEGEELRERLDEGSIPLRKVTEYAQQIVSGLSAAHEKGIVHRDLKPENLFITKDDRVKILDFGLAKLSEPGAVATGSEDHTRKALTNPGVVMGTIGYMSPEQVRGHATDHRSDIFSFGLILYEMITGKRAFQHETMAETMSAILKEEPEEITESNPNISPSLGRIVRRCLEKKPEQRFQSTADLGFALEALSSPTNSSGGFTTGANAAVARTSRSKWIGWAPWVAAAILLLGFLASAPFAVKYIRQPARTEAVPISFSINPPGKSAGFNQLAISPDGSNLAFNALIDGKLLMFLRPMNSLSARMLPGTEGAAGFMFWSPDGRSLGFATSNGKLKRVNLADGTVQNICDFIGDRRGNEGSWGRDGTIIFFVGGQGIMRVPASGGNAVSLPGFEKNEEMLKRWPQFLPDGRHFIYLATDTKKGTSEVMAASVDGGESKRLFSSDSNARYAPSPDGGGHIFFPRWGIARPGV from the coding sequence ATGGAAACAGGAACAATCATCAATCAATACAAAATCATCTCGCCAATCGGTAAAGGCGGAATGGGCGAGGTGTATAAGGCCCACGATTCGCGGCTTGATCGTGAGGTAGCGATCAAAGTGCTGCCATCGGGAATGTCGAGCGACGAAGACCGTCTGCGGCGGTTCGAGCTGGAAGCAAAGGCCACCTCGGCACTCAATCACCCCAACATCCTGACCGTTTACGACATTGGCGAGCACGACGGCTCGCCGTTTATCGTGGCTGAGTTGCTCGAAGGCGAAGAGCTTCGCGAGCGTCTCGACGAGGGTTCTATCCCGCTCAGAAAAGTCACTGAATACGCCCAGCAGATCGTAAGTGGGCTCTCGGCGGCTCACGAGAAAGGGATCGTCCACCGCGATCTGAAGCCTGAAAATCTGTTCATCACGAAGGACGACCGCGTAAAGATACTCGATTTTGGACTCGCAAAATTGTCAGAACCGGGAGCGGTAGCGACTGGGTCGGAGGATCACACGCGGAAAGCCCTCACCAACCCCGGCGTAGTAATGGGAACAATCGGCTATATGTCGCCGGAGCAGGTTCGCGGCCACGCGACCGATCACCGGTCCGACATCTTTTCGTTCGGGCTGATCTTGTACGAAATGATCACGGGAAAGCGGGCGTTTCAGCACGAAACCATGGCCGAAACGATGTCGGCAATTCTCAAGGAAGAACCGGAGGAGATCACCGAATCCAATCCGAACATCAGCCCTTCGCTCGGGCGGATCGTCAGGCGGTGTCTGGAAAAGAAGCCCGAGCAGCGGTTTCAATCGACGGCTGATCTTGGCTTCGCGCTTGAGGCATTGTCTTCGCCGACAAACTCGTCGGGCGGATTTACGACCGGGGCCAATGCGGCTGTGGCCCGAACCAGCAGATCTAAATGGATCGGCTGGGCACCGTGGGTCGCGGCTGCCATTCTTTTGCTCGGCTTCTTGGCGAGTGCGCCGTTCGCGGTTAAGTACATTCGCCAGCCGGCACGGACCGAGGCCGTTCCGATCAGTTTTTCGATCAATCCGCCGGGGAAATCGGCCGGGTTTAACCAATTAGCCATTTCACCGGATGGCTCAAATCTGGCTTTCAACGCGTTGATCGACGGCAAACTTCTGATGTTCCTGCGGCCGATGAATTCGCTCTCCGCCAGAATGCTGCCGGGAACGGAAGGCGCAGCAGGTTTTATGTTCTGGTCGCCGGATGGCAGATCCCTGGGATTTGCCACCAGTAACGGAAAGCTCAAGCGGGTCAATCTCGCAGACGGGACCGTTCAGAACATCTGTGATTTCATCGGTGATCGACGCGGCAACGAGGGTTCATGGGGCCGCGACGGTACCATCATCTTCTTTGTCGGAGGACAAGGCATCATGCGAGTGCCAGCGTCAGGCGGTAATGCTGTCTCGCTACCGGGATTTGAAAAGAACGAGGAAATGCTCAAACGCTGGCCGCAATTTCTGCCCGACGGACGCCATTTCATCTATCTTGCAACGGACACGAAGAAGGGCACATCCGAAGTGATGGCCGCGTCGGTCGACGGCGGTGAATCAAAGCGATTGTTTTCGTCAGATTCCAACGCCCGCTATGCCCCATCGCCTGACGGCGGCGGGCACATCTTCTTCCCGCGGTGGGGCATTGCTCGCCCAGGCGTTTGA